In Planctomycetaceae bacterium, the following are encoded in one genomic region:
- a CDS encoding PilZ domain-containing protein — MESLRRHRRLTQMAPATVQHGSGAPIPAAQVFNISAGGLALFSPRALPGGELVSVNVSLAGGDAAPRPLKLFGVTRWAQTLPDGNLLGIELVADDRAGDYRAFARYLQTVESPPLRRAAFTMVELCIAMVIICIMTTLAVPIFRRSIEQARVDAAAANLKTIWSAQRMYWLESRAFAPQLTDLQAQDLLSPSVARSAADIDAVYVYETLAADATSFSVRARRNGSSVWSGQLVIDQTGTLSGVISGGGTTLTPTQ; from the coding sequence ATGGAGAGCCTTCGCCGGCACCGGCGCCTGACGCAGATGGCGCCGGCGACCGTTCAACATGGCAGCGGCGCGCCGATCCCGGCGGCGCAGGTGTTCAACATCTCCGCCGGCGGGTTGGCGCTCTTCTCGCCCCGCGCCCTGCCCGGCGGCGAACTCGTCAGCGTCAACGTATCCCTGGCGGGGGGCGATGCCGCGCCCAGGCCTCTGAAACTCTTCGGCGTCACCCGATGGGCCCAGACCCTGCCCGATGGAAACCTGCTGGGCATAGAACTCGTCGCCGACGACCGGGCCGGCGATTACCGCGCCTTTGCCAGATATCTGCAGACTGTCGAGAGCCCTCCTTTGCGGCGGGCGGCTTTCACCATGGTCGAGCTGTGCATTGCCATGGTGATCATCTGCATCATGACGACCCTGGCGGTGCCGATCTTCCGCCGCTCCATCGAGCAGGCGCGCGTGGACGCCGCGGCCGCCAACCTCAAGACGATCTGGTCGGCCCAGCGGATGTACTGGCTGGAGAGCCGCGCCTTCGCGCCGCAGTTGACGGACCTTCAGGCGCAGGACCTGCTGTCGCCCTCGGTCGCCCGAAGCGCCGCTGACATCGACGCGGTGTACGTCTACGAGACTCTCGCCGCCGATGCCACGTCCTTCAGCGTCCGCGCCCGGCGCAACGGCAGCAGCGTCTGGTCGGGGCAGCTCGTCATCGACCAGACCGGAACCCTTAGCGGCGTCATCAGCGGCGGCGGAACGACGCTGACGCCCACGCAATAG
- a CDS encoding prepilin-type N-terminal cleavage/methylation domain-containing protein encodes MTIAFKYRRPRGGFTLLELQVAIAVLGIGLLSLVALTVRQSRSVGELESWCVDEPTFYVVSQTDGWLQRLGVAADLYDRAGEAPWSPPVAASRFNVVTLDDVQGALSTQTMTVRASVAAIAGNNTPPAGNKGQSQGRKLGHYKNKP; translated from the coding sequence ATGACCATTGCCTTCAAATATCGCCGCCCCCGAGGCGGGTTCACCCTGCTGGAACTGCAGGTCGCCATCGCGGTCCTGGGCATCGGGCTGTTGAGCCTGGTGGCCCTGACGGTGCGGCAAAGCCGCAGCGTCGGCGAACTGGAGTCCTGGTGCGTGGATGAACCCACCTTCTACGTCGTCAGCCAGACCGACGGATGGCTTCAGCGACTGGGCGTCGCCGCCGACTTGTACGACCGGGCCGGTGAAGCCCCCTGGTCGCCGCCGGTGGCGGCCTCCAGATTCAACGTCGTCACCCTCGATGATGTCCAAGGGGCGCTGTCGACACAGACGATGACCGTCCGGGCCAGTGTGGCCGCCATCGCCGGCAATAACACCCCGCCCGCCGGCAACAAAGGCCAAAGCCAAGGCCGCAAGCTCGGCCACTACAAGAACAAGCCATGA
- a CDS encoding type II secretion system protein, translating into MTATSTSPRQSLRRASGGFTLLELMVVATLMTMVTAISAQFWRYFSVQLTDAADRTTAAQELQFAIESLRQDLGMVRHVTTPGQTRMRIYTGPAGDEDEIEYSLEAGRLIRTDVAAAASVPMAGGVSQFLVQHLTESSVRITLVVTRGGVTRRATMIWSAP; encoded by the coding sequence ATGACCGCGACATCGACATCGCCCCGCCAATCGCTTCGCAGAGCCTCCGGCGGCTTCACGCTGCTGGAGTTGATGGTCGTCGCGACGCTGATGACGATGGTGACGGCCATCTCGGCACAGTTCTGGCGATACTTCTCGGTGCAGTTGACCGACGCGGCGGACCGCACGACGGCCGCCCAGGAGCTGCAGTTCGCCATCGAGAGCCTGCGCCAGGACCTGGGGATGGTCCGCCATGTCACGACGCCCGGTCAGACCCGGATGCGGATCTATACCGGACCCGCCGGCGACGAAGACGAGATCGAATACTCCCTGGAGGCGGGGAGACTCATCCGCACGGACGTGGCCGCCGCCGCCTCGGTGCCGATGGCGGGGGGCGTTTCGCAGTTTCTGGTGCAGCACCTGACCGAGAGCAGCGTCCGCATCACGCTGGTGGTGACTCGCGGCGGCGTCACGCGCCGCGCGACGATGATCTGGAGCGCGCCATGA
- a CDS encoding alpha/beta fold hydrolase, with amino-acid sequence MRLSTYTRSAPVGAFVFASGLIYALSVLLCGSLIEAAYVAAVPVFVTHALLLRRQTVRGLSRRHAIYLAIYVVLLMGLIGAYQAAFVYVTPSAKVRWQDLAAAAYFVAAIHIIIWSLDRACRALMRRAMGVTDPAAAPPWRRACVLTARLAVVLLVAAPLATAALTTHWIRFGDSTDPQALCGIEFEQAAFYTDDGVIVRGWYMPADDAASNAAIIVVPGRGMGKATLIPYARLLGEQGFNVLLMDLRGEGESEGYTRGFGVVESRDVLAGLRYLKQAHPRHSTHVLAVGISQGAAAVLAAAKADTRIEALAVDSLYPSPRAELDTILAWLPAPARKYVCNATLAMASLQAGDNLLAESAAADLPAVGGRALLMIHSEQDAAVPLHQARALYNSAAGPAMFWKVSGAAHGDAVYARPGEHSSVVCKTFKSVRAGLAPFAWTGRFRS; translated from the coding sequence GTGCGGTTATCTACCTATACGCGTTCTGCCCCCGTGGGGGCTTTCGTTTTCGCTTCGGGCTTGATCTACGCGCTGAGCGTGCTGCTGTGCGGGTCGCTCATTGAGGCGGCGTATGTGGCCGCGGTTCCGGTTTTCGTGACCCACGCCTTATTGCTGCGCCGCCAGACGGTGCGGGGCCTCTCGCGCAGGCATGCGATCTACTTGGCGATCTACGTCGTGCTGCTGATGGGGCTGATCGGGGCGTACCAGGCGGCATTCGTCTACGTGACGCCCTCGGCGAAGGTCCGCTGGCAGGACCTGGCGGCGGCGGCGTATTTCGTGGCCGCGATCCACATCATCATCTGGTCGCTCGACCGCGCCTGCCGCGCGCTGATGCGGCGGGCGATGGGCGTGACCGATCCGGCGGCCGCCCCGCCATGGCGCCGCGCGTGCGTCCTGACGGCGCGCCTGGCGGTGGTGCTGCTGGTCGCCGCCCCGCTGGCCACGGCAGCCCTGACAACGCATTGGATCCGCTTCGGCGACTCGACCGATCCGCAGGCCCTGTGCGGGATCGAGTTCGAGCAGGCGGCCTTTTACACCGACGACGGCGTCATCGTGCGCGGATGGTACATGCCCGCCGACGACGCGGCAAGCAACGCGGCGATCATCGTCGTGCCCGGGCGCGGCATGGGCAAGGCCACACTGATTCCCTACGCCCGCCTGCTGGGCGAGCAGGGATTCAACGTCCTGCTGATGGACCTGCGCGGCGAAGGCGAGAGCGAAGGCTACACCCGCGGGTTCGGCGTCGTCGAGTCGCGCGACGTGCTGGCGGGCCTGCGATACCTCAAGCAGGCCCACCCCAGACACAGCACCCACGTGCTGGCGGTGGGAATCTCGCAAGGCGCCGCGGCGGTGCTGGCCGCGGCTAAGGCCGACACGCGCATCGAGGCCCTGGCCGTCGACAGCCTCTACCCCTCCCCCCGGGCTGAATTGGATACGATCCTCGCCTGGCTGCCCGCGCCCGCACGCAAATACGTCTGCAACGCCACGCTGGCGATGGCCTCGCTCCAGGCCGGAGACAATCTCCTGGCGGAATCGGCGGCCGCAGATCTGCCCGCCGTCGGCGGGCGAGCCCTGCTGATGATCCACAGCGAGCAGGACGCCGCCGTGCCGCTGCACCAGGCCCGCGCGCTCTACAACTCGGCCGCCGGACCGGCGATGTTCTGGAAGGTCAGCGGCGCCGCCCACGGCGACGCCGTCTACGCCCGCCCCGGCGAGCACTCATCGGTCGTATGTAAGACGTTCAAGTCAGTCCGGGCGGGACTGGCCCCATTTGCGTGGACGGGCCGATTCAGAAGCTGA